The Deinococcus sp. KNUC1210 nucleotide sequence GCATGTTCAACATGACCAACCGCATTTCCAGCGCCCTGGGGTTCGTGCCGAACGACGAATATCACCGGGAAGGGCGGTAATGCCGAAGCTGGTGCGCGACCGGATTCCCGAGCTGTTCGGCGGGCGCGTCCTGGCGGAACTGAGCGGAGAAGCCCACGCGGAATCGCTGCGGGCCAAGCTTCAGGAAGAGATGGGCGAGTTCCTGCAAAGCGGCGAGCCGGAAGAACTGGCCGACGTGCTGGAGGTGCTGCATGCGCTGGCAGCGCTGCAAGGTCTGACGCCCGCTGGTCTGGAACATCTGCGGGCCACCACAGCCGCGGCACGCGGCGGGTTCGGGCGCGGGCTGTGGTGGACGCCCTGACCACAGCAGGCTTCAGGAGCTTTTCTCAAGATTCCTCTCTTCTATGTTCGATGTTGACGGCAGAAATAGGTATACCGTGTTCTCATGCTCATGAACGTCCTGCTGGCC carries:
- a CDS encoding nucleoside triphosphate pyrophosphohydrolase → MPKLVRDRIPELFGGRVLAELSGEAHAESLRAKLQEEMGEFLQSGEPEELADVLEVLHALAALQGLTPAGLEHLRATTAAARGGFGRGLWWTP